Proteins encoded by one window of Tunturibacter psychrotolerans:
- a CDS encoding DinB family protein: MQQMRVMCVVAGLMVSGVALGQAPAAPTGPSGPAAEVQRSYATQKGNILKSADKMPAEDYQFKPTPDIRTYARVVNHVTEAQLKTCGAINRTAPNDLAKVPADTADKAAIIDGLKASFAECDKAFASVTDANLADTFDVFNAKRSRIGILWGTVSHDNEQYTTLALYLRLKGLVPPTSEK, from the coding sequence ATGCAGCAGATGCGTGTGATGTGTGTGGTTGCGGGGTTGATGGTTTCGGGTGTGGCATTGGGTCAGGCGCCGGCGGCTCCTACTGGGCCAAGCGGGCCCGCGGCCGAAGTGCAGAGAAGTTATGCAACGCAGAAGGGCAACATCTTGAAATCCGCCGATAAGATGCCCGCGGAGGACTACCAGTTCAAGCCCACGCCCGACATCCGAACTTATGCGCGTGTGGTGAATCATGTCACCGAAGCACAACTGAAGACATGCGGTGCGATAAATCGGACAGCGCCAAACGATCTTGCGAAGGTGCCGGCAGATACTGCGGACAAGGCAGCCATCATTGATGGACTGAAGGCCTCGTTTGCCGAGTGCGATAAAGCGTTCGCCTCCGTGACGGATGCGAATCTCGCAGATACGTTCGACGTCTTCAACGCGAAGCGGTCCCGCATCGGAATCCTGTGGGGGACGGTCTCACATGACAACGAACAGTACACGACGCTTGCCCTCTATCTGCGATTGAAGGGTCTGGTGCCGCCGACCAGCGAGAAATAA